From the Oryzias latipes chromosome 22, ASM223467v1 genome, one window contains:
- the scfd1 gene encoding sec1 family domain-containing protein 1: protein MAASVREKQTVALRRMLNFNTPPLKNNAAEPVWKVLIYDRFGQDIISPLLSVKELRDMGITLHLLLHSDRDPIPDVPAIYFLMPTEENIDRICQDLRNQLYESYYLNFISAISRSKLEDIASAALAANVVSQVTKVFDQYLNFITLEDEMFILCHQNKELISYHAINRADIQDTDMEAIMDSIVDSLFCFFVTLGAVPIIRCPRGNAAEMVAVKLDKKLRENLRDARNSLFTGDSMSAGQFSFQRPLFVLADRNMDMATPLHHSWTYQALIHDVLDFHLNRVVMEEGSSMEPSPGGARPKKKSKKSYDLTAADKFWQKHKGSPFPEVAESVQEELDSYRAQEDEVKHLKSIMGLEGEDEGAISMLSDNTAKLTSAVSSLPELLEKKRLIDLHTNVATAVLDHIKSRKLDVYFEYEEKLLSKSNLDKSLLDIITDPDAGTPEDKMRLFLIYYITAQQAPSELDLEQYRKALLDAGCDLSPLNYIKQWKAFTKMANPANYGNSGVKPMGLFSRVMNTGSQFVMEGVKNLVLKQHNLPVTRILDNLMEMKSHPETDDYRYFDPKMLRGSESSVPRNKNPFQEAIVFVVGGGNYIEYQNLVDYTKSKPGRKVVYGCSELFNAAQFMKQLSQLGQK from the exons atggcggcgtctgtgCGGGAGAAGCAGACAG tcGCTCTGAGGCGGATGCTGAACTTCAACACCCCTCCTTTGAAGAACAATGCGGCCGAGCCCGTATGGAAG GTTCTGATTTACGACCGGTTCGGTCAGGACATCATCTCCCCCCTGCTGTCCGTCAAGGAGCTGCGGGACATGGGCATCACCCTGCATCT GCTGCTTCACTCGGACAGAGATCCCATCCCAGACGTTCCTGCCATCTACTTCCTCATGCCCACGGAGGAGAACATTGACAGGATCTGTCAG GACCTGAGGAACCAGCTGTATGAGTCCTACTACCTGAACTTCATCTCTGCCATCAGCAGGAGTAAACTGGAGGACATCGCCAGCGCCGCTCTGGCCGCGAACGTCGTCAGTCAGGTCACCAAG GTGTTTGACCAGTACCTGAACTTCATCACCCTGGAAGACGAGATGTTCATCCTCTGCCACCAGAACAAAGAGCTCATCTCGTATCACG CCATCAACAGAGCAGACATCCAGGACACGGACATGGAGGCCATCATGGACTCCATCGTGGACAGCCTCTTTTGCTTCTTCGTGACTCTGG GTGCTGTGCCCATCATCCGCTGCCCTCGAGGAAATGCCGCAGAGATGGTTGCCGTG AAGCTGGATAAGAAGCTTCGGGAGAACCTGCGTGACGCCAGGAACAGCCTCTTTACTGGAGACAGTATGAGTGCGGGACAGTTCAG CTTCCAGAGGCCCCTCTTTGTGTTGGCTGATCGCAACATGGACATGGCCACGCCCCTACATCACTCCTGGACCTATCAGGCGCTGATCCACGATGTGCTG GACTTTCACCTGAACCGGGTGGTGATGGAGGAGGGCAGCAGCATGGAGCCGTCACCAGGCGGCGCCAGACCaaaaaagaagagcaaaaaGAGCTACGACCTCACTGCAGCCGACAAGTTCTGGCAGAAACACAAGGGCAG TCCGTTTCCAGAGGTGGCCGAGTCCGTTCAGGAGGAGCTGGACTCCTACAGAGCCCAGGAGGACGAGGTCAAACACCTGAAGAGCATCATG GGTTTGGAGGGCGAGGATGAAGGAGCCATCAGCATGCTGTCCGACAACACGGCCAAGCTCACCTCAGCGGTCAG CTCTTTGCCTGAACTGTTGGAGAAGAAGAGGCTGATTGACCTTCACACCAACGTTGCAACGGCAGTGCTGGACCACATCAAG agccggaAACTCGACGTTTACTTTGAGTATGAAGAGAAGCTGCTGAGCAAATCCAACTTAGACAAGTCTCTGCTGGACATCATCACCGACCCTGATG CTGGGACACCGGAGGACAAAATGCGACTTTTCCTCATCTACTACATCACAGCTCAGCAGGCTCCCTCTGAG TTGGACTTGGAGCAGTACAGGAAGGCCTTGTTGGATGCGGGCTGTGACCTCTCACCTCTCAACTACATTAAACAGTGGAA agcatTCACCAAAATGGCAAACCCTGCCAACTACGGAAACAGCGGGGTGAAACCCATGGG TCTCTTCTCCAGAGTGATGAACACCGGCTCCCAGTTTGTCATGGAGGGCGTGAAGAACCTTGTGCTCAAACAGCAC AACCTCCCGGTCACTCGGATCCTGGACAACCTGATGGAGATGAAGTCTCATCCT GAAACCGATGACTATCGATACTTCGACCCGAAGATGCTGCGGGGCAGCGAGAG CTCCGTTCCCAGAAACAAGAACCCTTTCCAGGAG gccaTCGTCTTTGTGGTGGGAGGAGGAAACTACATAGAGTACCAGAACCTTGTGGACTACACCAAG TCCAAACCGGGCAGGAAGGTCGTTTACGGCTGCAGCGAACTCTTCAACGCCGCTCAGTTCATGAAGCAG CTCTCCCAGCTGGGACAGAAGTAA